One Gloeothece citriformis PCC 7424 DNA window includes the following coding sequences:
- a CDS encoding endonuclease I family protein encodes MFLAILKRVLITALLLILGLATPALADQTEISTYRRARDLFWEVLYPSGAISLYCGQAVPANPDSDDFNIEHIYPRSWMKEAAGCLGESVRDCRQSNQRFRFMESDLHNLYPAETPKNSERSSKVFSILPGNSEDPDCDFESTNDAVEPLPASRGNIARAIFYMNQEYGADIAPPNGPSIEPLLQAWHCSDPVDSEERRRNDVIEQLQGTRNPFIDDPTLIECGAVSVFPND; translated from the coding sequence ATGTTCTTAGCGATATTAAAGCGCGTTCTTATCACCGCCTTGCTGCTCATTTTAGGACTTGCCACTCCTGCCCTTGCGGATCAAACTGAAATTTCTACTTACAGAAGAGCAAGGGATCTTTTTTGGGAAGTTCTTTATCCTAGTGGGGCAATATCTTTATATTGCGGTCAGGCTGTTCCTGCCAATCCCGATAGCGATGATTTTAATATTGAACATATTTATCCCAGATCTTGGATGAAAGAAGCTGCCGGCTGTTTAGGTGAAAGCGTTAGAGATTGTCGCCAATCAAATCAGCGTTTTCGGTTTATGGAATCGGATTTGCATAATCTTTATCCGGCTGAAACCCCTAAAAATTCCGAACGAAGTAGCAAGGTCTTTAGCATCTTACCGGGTAATTCAGAAGATCCCGATTGTGATTTTGAATCGACTAATGATGCGGTTGAGCCTTTACCGGCATCGAGGGGAAATATCGCCCGTGCTATTTTCTACATGAATCAAGAATACGGTGCTGATATTGCTCCTCCCAATGGGCCATCTATTGAACCGTTACTACAAGCGTGGCACTGTAGTGACCCTGTAGATAGCGAGGAAAGAAGGCGTAATGATGTTATTGAACAACTGCAAGGAACAAGAAATCCGTTTATTGATGATCCAACTTTAATTGAATGTGGCGCAGTCTCCGTTTTCCCCAACGATTAA
- the psb34 gene encoding photosystem II assembly protein Psb34, whose protein sequence is MYTTQLDNGIGNIYATEPKAYYAEYPAPYQQRRYLVQGAIATLFVTTLVLVSFAVS, encoded by the coding sequence ATGTACACCACCCAACTCGACAACGGAATCGGAAATATCTACGCTACCGAACCCAAAGCTTACTATGCTGAGTATCCCGCCCCCTACCAACAACGTCGCTATTTAGTTCAAGGAGCGATCGCCACATTATTCGTTACCACATTAGTTTTAGTTTCCTTTGCTGTAAGCTAA
- a CDS encoding TRADD-N-associated membrane domain-containing protein, whose translation MTEKITISSSPILNERLRQARISFNLACCMSVLSALVGFSGPILILSGYVKPGIASTAGGSASGGISFYWMRLAKDANDRLDKLSASHDRNALKE comes from the coding sequence ATGACTGAAAAAATTACTATTTCATCGTCGCCTATTCTTAATGAACGCCTTCGGCAGGCTCGTATAAGTTTTAACCTTGCTTGCTGTATGTCGGTGCTAAGTGCCTTAGTGGGTTTTTCCGGGCCGATATTAATCCTTTCGGGTTATGTAAAGCCGGGAATAGCTTCAACGGCTGGAGGCTCGGCTTCTGGGGGTATCAGTTTTTATTGGATGAGGCTGGCGAAAGACGCTAACGATCGGCTTGATAAATTATCAGCATCTCATGATCGCAATGCTTTAAAAGAATAA
- a CDS encoding SDR family NAD(P)-dependent oxidoreductase, with product MRLANKIALITGGGSGIGAATAKLFASQGASVALADIDEQGGQAVVTEIRQSLGEALFHLCDISQEQQVKQWIETVAQTWGGVDILVNNAATFVFGNVEEVSGEDWDKILSVNVKGYAFCAKYAAPLMRQRGGGSIVNLGSISSVIAQKSFVPYNTSKGAILQMTRCLAYDLAPDNIRVNCVCPGTIDTPAIWRDAGSKNLTQEEFIEQAAQQHLLGRIGQPIEVAHAILFLASSEASFITGTSLMVDGGYTAQ from the coding sequence ATGAGATTAGCCAATAAAATTGCTTTGATTACAGGGGGAGGTTCTGGCATTGGGGCAGCCACAGCTAAATTATTTGCCTCTCAAGGTGCATCTGTTGCATTAGCCGATATAGATGAACAGGGAGGGCAAGCGGTTGTTACTGAAATTAGACAATCATTAGGTGAAGCACTTTTCCATCTCTGTGATATTAGTCAAGAGCAACAGGTTAAGCAATGGATTGAAACAGTAGCCCAAACTTGGGGAGGGGTTGATATTTTAGTTAACAATGCCGCTACTTTTGTTTTTGGAAATGTAGAAGAAGTTAGCGGCGAAGATTGGGATAAAATTTTGTCGGTTAATGTTAAGGGTTATGCCTTTTGTGCTAAATATGCCGCTCCTTTGATGCGACAGCGAGGAGGCGGTTCAATTGTCAATCTTGGTTCAATTAGCTCAGTAATCGCTCAAAAGAGTTTTGTGCCGTACAATACCAGTAAAGGTGCTATTCTTCAGATGACCCGATGCCTCGCTTATGATTTAGCACCTGACAATATTCGAGTTAATTGTGTTTGTCCAGGGACAATCGATACTCCTGCGATTTGGCGAGATGCAGGTTCAAAAAATTTGACCCAGGAAGAATTTATCGAACAGGCGGCACAACAACACTTGCTTGGACGAATAGGACAGCCCATTGAAGTCGCTCATGCTATCCTTTTTTTAGCCAGTAGTGAAGCGTCTTTTATAACAGGAACATCCTTAATGGTGGATGGGGGATATACGGCTCAATAA